The following is a genomic window from Chloracidobacterium sp..
AGCGGTCCATTACGTCGCCCAACCGAGACTCGCGCACACCTTCGGCGAAAACTACCTTCTCGACGCGGCGTGAACCGGCACGTAATACCTCAAGAACCGGAAGAACGCCGAAAATACGGTTGTCACCGCTCGATTCATTCCTCAAAGCAATGCCGTGCGGTTCTTGTTTTTGATGTCTTGACCGCCTGTTGTCGACGGGCTTTCGCTGTTTCATATCGGCTGGCCGTGCAGCGGCAACAGGCGGCGCAAAGCCGGCCTCGCGCGCTTGCGGCCATTTGCAAATATTAGCACTGCGCCGAACATAATGCTTGACCATGTCGGCCAACGAATGCAAACTATAAACAAGGCAATGCTCTAAACGGTGAGCGGATCGATATTAAAACGCTGTTCCAGTGTTCATCACGGTGAGAATTCTAATTATCGTTTCGGCTATTTGATACGTATTTGACAGGTTACACTTAAGGGCATCTTCCGACCCGACGCTCATCAGCCTTCCAACAAGCTTTGCCGATACTTTTGCAATGATCTGAGGTGAAAATGCAGTTCGGCAACGGGACAAGCTCGTCCTGGCAATTCGGCCATCGCGGCCGTGTTGCCGTATTCATAGACGGGAATAATCTATTTCACGCGGCCCGCTTCCACGGGATCGATATCGACTATAATCGCTTGCTTCGCATCCTGCTCGGCGACGGCAGGCTGTTGAGGGCTTTCTTTTACACCGGCGTTGATGTCGGAGCGGAAAGGCAGCAGGGCTTTCTGCTTTGGATGCGGCGTAACGGATTTCGCGTCGTGCAAAAGGAACTGAAGACGTTCTACGACGGTACGCGAAAGGCCAATCTCGATGTCGAGATCGCCGTTGATATGCTCTCACTGGCGGGACGATACGACACTGCGGTGCTCGTTTCGGGCGATGAGGATTTCGTTTATGCGGTAAACGCCGTTGCGTATAAGGGCTGCAGGGTCGAGGTCGCCGGCTTCCGCTCGAATACGGCCCCGCGGCTTATCGACGTCGCGGATTTCTTTATCGACCTCGGCGATATCGCGGACGCTATCCGAAAAGATTCGTCCCAGACGGATGATTACGAGATACCGGCGTATATGCCGGATGAAGTTGACCGGCGGCCGTCGCCCGACAACGACAATTCTGACGAT
Proteins encoded in this region:
- a CDS encoding NYN domain-containing protein, whose protein sequence is MQFGNGTSSSWQFGHRGRVAVFIDGNNLFHAARFHGIDIDYNRLLRILLGDGRLLRAFFYTGVDVGAERQQGFLLWMRRNGFRVVQKELKTFYDGTRKANLDVEIAVDMLSLAGRYDTAVLVSGDEDFVYAVNAVAYKGCRVEVAGFRSNTAPRLIDVADFFIDLGDIADAIRKDSSQTDDYEIPAYMPDEVDRRPSPDNDNSDDLVR